From the genome of Apostichopus japonicus isolate 1M-3 chromosome 17, ASM3797524v1, whole genome shotgun sequence:
gtgaaaatcgtgtatttcttagggtgcccgaacttcgcagtatggcgaacttcgcaatactgactatactactagtacagtagtagcatggtgggctcataactgacgatttgatcaacgatgtctatcaaggaaaaatccaaatcactcaactgtatgtgtttttcatatgtgtagttcctcggaaatgtaatgatctcaaaaaatttaaggttctgtgcttatgcaccgaaCAAATGGAGCAGAATTTGACTACAAAATGTCTGCattgtcaagttctttcatacccctaaattgacacattcgtcaataagctaactgtagtgtaggccttagtatacatccattgacttggttagctgtttgctatgctctgagcctctaagctcagacaggtcaggtcccagaaagtagtggtatcatattgaggtaatgttgattaattttagggtgtaagattccaaatgcccaaaaaacatgcaaaacttgggggagggtgttaaatgcttaaaaaaaacacaatttggtcagcaaatagctgaagtGGATTCAAACTCAGGAAAtgtgtaattctgcttgactgcaaaaagtttaggtggcctgctatatcgttgctagtaatatttgaaggtgcatCAATAACAAGGGGGGTCAATTATGAAGTctttactatactactactgtactttgCACTAGCCTAGGACGGCTTCTCCACTCTTGGCACCATAGCCTAGGTcaatatatgttacatttttgTTCCTTTCCTCAGTTTTGCTTAATCAAGAAGACTTGTACTGTTCAAAATAACTTTACAGTTCGAATTACAAGTCAATTTCAAGAACATCAAATAAACATGGCGAGAGGACAACAGAAAATTCAGGCACAACAGAAAAATCAACTgaagaataagaagaagaaaggaGGTTCCGACCAGAAAGCCTCTGCTTTAAAAGCTCTAGTTTATACGTGTACTGTTTGTAAGGTGAGTGAGATAACTAGTAATAGCACAATGTACTGCAGAAAACTGAGTGAACAGTGCCTGAATAATCAATTTATTTTAGACACATTTCAAAATTGTCATTATTGCAGGCGATTTTTCAGGTGGTCATTTCTGAGTAATGCATTCcatttgaattaaaatgatGGGCATTTGATGTGTCTTAATCATTCTTGTGAGATGCCAACTTCATTTTGGTGGGAAGGAACAAACAGGTTTCTTTTATAGGTTTCCAATATTGCCTCTGAATAAGCTAGAGAGGCAGATACTGGTCACAGGTCTATCCACACTGAGATGATGTGTTTAATTGTCTATTTTAGACCTCCCTGATGGCTTGCAGAGTATACATCAGAGCCCCTCTAGGATAGTACTTTGAGAAGTTCTAACGATTTTTATTTAAACTAAACTTTGAGGTCAGTATTATCGCCCTCTATGATGTTCCCTTCTAAGTGATGGCTTTGGGCGCAACAGTAACTTTGACATTATATGGAGCTGCAGTTCTGATTTATCAGTGCTGGATAGAGAGATAATATGGATGGCGGGCCTCACTTTCAAAGTCACCATCTTGCACTCTTAAACCTCCAGAGGAAACCCTGAAGGGTTTATACAAATTTCTCTTAAGACTTGTAAATTATCAAGGAAGGGTATTAATAAGGCCAAGCTTCCATTTAACATGTTGTTGGATGACCGAGGCTGTTCTGTGCAGGTGGTCTCAACATATAAGGCCAGGTTGTTCAACAGACATCCAGAAGAAGTTAAAGACTGCCATCACAACCATAAGAATATTTGCTGTCTGAATGAGTCAGGTAATAAACAGTTTTGTTGGTTGGATGGGCATGGTGATGGGGTCCATTGTCCAGTGAAGAGGGGGGGAGAGGTAAATTTCAGGGGGcttttcatataaaaaaaattgtcctcAGCTTCAATTaagatttaatttttctttttttttccttttttctttttttttaattttagacCCAAATGCCTGATACTAAGACATACAAACAACACTTTGAAAGCAAGCATCCCAAGCTTCCACTGCCTGAAGAGCTGAAGAATGTAGCGTCTGTGTAGAGAATAGATGGTGGTGCTTTGGTCTTGGTCTTTCTTTACACTGATGTAAGTTTATAATGTCAGAGAAAATGAGGAAGTTTTTTGTTTGCGCAGATAAGAAGTGTCGTTCGTTAAGTTATGCTACTTAAACATAGATcacaaatttcaacatttttgcaATGTAAAATTGAACAGCCAACATTGCATTGT
Proteins encoded in this window:
- the LOC139984033 gene encoding zinc finger protein 706-like, with amino-acid sequence MARGQQKIQAQQKNQLKNKKKKGGSDQKASALKALVYTCTVCKTQMPDTKTYKQHFESKHPKLPLPEELKNVASV